From the genome of Suricata suricatta isolate VVHF042 chromosome 3, meerkat_22Aug2017_6uvM2_HiC, whole genome shotgun sequence, one region includes:
- the TBR1 gene encoding T-box brain protein 1 gives MQLEHCLSPSIMLSKKFLNVSSSYPHSGGSELVLHDHPIISTTDNLERSSPLKKITRGMTNQSDTDNFPDSKDSPGDVQRSKLSPVLDGVSELRHSFDGSAADRYLLSQSSQPQSAATAPSAMFPYPGQHGPAHPAFSIGSPSRYMAHHPVITNGAYNSLLSNSSPQGYPAAGYPYPQQYSHSYQGAPFYQFSSTQPGLVPGKAQVYLCNRPLWLKFHRHQTEMIITKQGRRMFPFLSFNISGLDPTAHYNIFVDVILADPNHWRFQGGKWVPCGKADTNVQGNRVYMHPDSPNTGAHWMRQEISFGKLKLTNNKGASNNNGQMVVLQSLHKYQPRLHVVEVNEDGTEDTSQPGRVQTFTFPETQFIAVTAYQNTDITQLKIDHNPFAKGFRDNYDTIYTGCDMDRLTPSPNDSPRSQIVPGARYAMAGSFLQDQFVSNYAKARFHPGAGAGPGPGTDRSVPHTNGLLSPQQAEDPGAPSPQRWFVTPANNRLDFAASAYDTATDFAGNAATLLSYAAAGAAQLPGVPRGSRRPEDAGSVGRAALGADARGTHSSGAGGAAPAPPTRAAGAFERARQPSSGLGNSLMESGAEDFGWVLGLGRKGLTRPDFRLGGRVFRALPRWAERSARSPARVPEAGWAPWLQRAPAVASSWATRARPSADGPGLDKLMTRCPRFEPRQLSDRKIQPDPFFPFGSKSQFLAMKLHKQAGPWLLRHRVAGEETVAMTLGFSALYLPPPFLPRFSPNFGYSGFSPFFDH, from the exons ATGCAGCTGGAGCACTGCCTTTCTCCTTCTATCATGCTCTCCAAGAAATTTCTCAATGTGAGCAGCAGCTACCCACATTCAGGCGGATCTGAGCTTGTCTTGCACGATCATCCCATTATCTCGACCACTGACAACCTGGAGAGAAGTTcacctttgaaaaaaattaccagGGGGATGACGAATCAGTCAGATACAGACAATTTTCCTGACTCCAAGGACTCACCAGGGGACGTCCAGAGAAGTAAACTCTCTCCTGTCTTGGACGGGGTCTCTGAGCTTCGTCACAGTTTCGATGGCTCTGCTGCAGATCGCTACCTCCTCTCTCAGTCCAGCCAGCCACAGTCTGCGGCCACTGCTCCCAGTGCCATGTTCCCGTACCCCGGCCAGCACGGACCCGCGCACCCCGCCTTCTCCATCGGCAGCCCCAGCCGCTACATGGCCCACCACCCGGTCATCACCAACGGAGCCTACAACAGCCTCCTGTCCAACTCCTCACCGCAGGGCTACCCCGCGGCCGGCTACCCTTACCCACAGCAGTACAGCCACTCCTACCAAGGAGCCCCTTTCTACCAGTTCTCTTCCACACAGCCCGGACTGGTACCCGGCAAAGCGCAGGTGTACCTGTGCAACAGGCCCCTCTGGCTGAAATTTCACCGCCACCAAACGGAGATGATCATCACCAAACAGGGAAG GcgcatgtttccttttttaagttttaacattTCTGGTCTCGATCCCACGGCTCATTACAATATTTTTGTGGATGTGATTTTGGCGGATCCCAATCACTGGAGGTTTCAAGGAGGCAAATGGGTTCCTTGCGGCAAAGCGGACACCAATGTGCAAG GAAATCGGGTCTATATGCATCCGGATTCCCCTAACACAGGGGCTCATTGGATGCGTCAAGAAATctcttttggaaaattaaaacttACAAACAACAAAGGAGCTTCAAACAACAATGGGCAG ATGGTGGTGTTACAGTCCTTGCATAAGTACCAGCCCCGCCTGCACGTGGTGGAAGTGAACGAGGACGGCACGGAGGACACCAGCCAGCCCGGCCGCGTGCAAACATTCACTTTCCCAGAGACTCAGTTCATCGCCGTCACCGCCTACCAGAACACCGAT ATTACACAATTGAAAATAGATCACAACCCCTTTGCAAAAGGATTTCGGGATAATTATGACAC GATCTACACTGGCTGCGACATGGACCGCCTGACCCCCTCGCCCAACGACTCCCCGCGCTCGCAGATCGTGCCCGGGGCCCGCTACGCTATGGCCGGTTCTTTCCTGCAGGACCAGTTCGTGAGCAACTACGCCAAGGCCCGCTTCCACCCCGGTGCGGGCGCGGGCCCCGGGCCGGGCACGGACCGCAGTGTGCCGCACACCAACGGGCTGCTGTCACCGCAGCAGGCCGAGGACCCGGGCGCGCCGTCGCCGCAGCGCTGGTTTGTGACACCGGCCAACAACCGGCTGGACTTCGCCGCTTCGGCCTACGACACAGCCACGGACTTCGCGGGCAACGCGGCCACGCTGCTCTCGTACGCGGCCGCGGGC GCTGCCCAGCTCCCCGGCGTCCCGAGGGGGAGCCGCCGCCCGGAAGACGCAGGGAGCGTGGGGAGAGCCGCGCTTGGCGCGGACGCCAGGGGCACACACTCTTCCGGTGCCGGAGGCGCGGCCCCGGCCCCTCCAACCCGTGCAGCCGGAGCCTTCGAGAGAGCGCGTCAGCCCTCCTCTGGCCTCGGCAATTCCCTGATGGAGAGCGGCGCTGAGGACTTTGGGTGGGTCCTGGGCTTGGGCAGAAAGGGGTTAACCAGACCCGACTTCCGCCTAGGCGGGCGCGTTTTTAGAGCGCTGCCTCGGTGGGCCGAGCGGTCAGCGCGCAGCCCAGCCCGAGTCCCCGAGGCGGGCTGGGCGCCTTGGCTGCAGAGGGCACCAGCTGTGGCCTCCAGCTGGGCGACGCGAGCGAGGCCCAGCGCGGACGGCCCTGGGCTGGACAAGTTGATGACCAGATGTCCCAGATTCGAGCCGAGACAGCTTTCAGATAGAAAAATACAGCCAGACCCATTTTTTCCTTTCGGAAGCAAATCTCAGTTCCTGGCCATGAAGCTTCATAAACAAGCAGGGCCTTGGCTGTTGAGGCACAGGGTTGCGGGGGAGGAGACAGTAGCTATGACACTTGGTTTTTCTGCCCTTTACCTTCCACCACCATTTCTCCCGAGGTTTTCGCCCAATTTTGGTTACTCTGGTTTTTCACCTTTCTTCGATCATTAA